The Gadus macrocephalus chromosome 21, ASM3116895v1 genome has a segment encoding these proteins:
- the rsph3 gene encoding radial spoke head protein 3 homolog, translated as MSSVLPTQKESLNGTYTFSSRPRPAQNRSKYRENPAETNERHTNYGNIMYDRRVVRGNTYAQQIIPIPAPADRAEIQQREAHKRAMARKRARAQLRSKTPDAIAGRSHVDVQTELYLEELSDHIEGTNVDCQTDAFLDKPPTPLFVPAKTGKDVATQIKDGELFDFDVEVRPVLEVLVGKTMEQSLLEVMEEEEMASLRAQQRSFQELRDAELAEVQRLEEQERRRREEKGRRIAQQREVLEKERETAEKVAAWAFTQHYLADLLASVYTALGDHGYFYDPVEKDIETSFFPWLMDEVSHNLEKSYVARDLLDTLILEVTQKRVDGFQELDS; from the exons ATGAGCTCCGTTTTGCCGACTCAGAAAGAGTCTTTAAACGGCACCTACACCTTCTCAAGTCGCCCGAGACCAGCCCAGAACCGCTCGAAATACAGAGAAAACCCAGCAGAGAC CAATGAAAGACACACAAATTATGGAAACATCATGTATGACCGTCGTGTGGTCAGAGGAAACACGTATGCACAACAGATTATACCAATT CCTGCCCCTGCAGATCGCGCTGAGATACAGCAACGGGAGGCCCACAAGAGAGCCATGGCTCGTAAACGTGCCAGAGCGCAGCTGAGATCCAAGACCCCGGACGCCATCGCAGGCAGAAGCCACGTTGATGTACAAACGG AACTTTATCTGGAGGAACTGAGCGATCACATAGAGGGCACCAACGTGGACTGTCAGACAGACGCATTCCTTGACAAGCCACCAACACCGCTCTTTGTACCTGCAAAGACGGGCAAAGATGTAGCCACGCAGATCAAGGATGGAGAG CTGTTTGACTTTGACGTGGAGGTGAGGCCAGTgttggaggtgctggtggggaAGACCATGGAGCAGTCCCtgctggaggtgatggaggaggaggagatggcgaGCCTGCGGGCGCAGCAGCGGTCCTTCCAGGAGCTCCGCGACGCCGAGCTCGCCGAGGTGCAGcggctggaggagcaggagcgccgccgccgcgaggagAAG GGGCGTAGGATTGCTCAGCAGCGCGAGGTGctggagaaagaaagggaaacgGCGGAGAAGGTTGCGGCATGGGCGTTCACCCAGCACTACCTGGCTGACCTCCTGGCGTCCGTGTACACCGCGTTGGGGGACCACGGCTACTTCTACGACCCTGTGGAGAAAG ATATTGAGACCAGTTTTTTCCCGTGGTTGATGGATGAAGTGAGCCACAACCTGGAAAAGAGTTATGTAGCAAGAGACCTCCTCGACA CGCTCATCCTTGAAGTTACGCAGAAGAGAGTGGATGGCTTCCAAGAGCTAGACTCGTGA